A section of the Agarivorans litoreus genome encodes:
- a CDS encoding integron integrase: protein MSSPYLSYIEEKMRTKRFRESTIRSYRQWIKRFILFHQKKHPSDLHNHEVEQFLSHLANQRNLAPQSQAVALNALVFLYKEVVNKPLSLQLDFRHSKRQAKLPVVLTRHEVTALIDALSPPHVLMAQLMYGSGLRKTEMLRLRIKDIDFDYFGIEVWDAKGGKHRRVTLAKSLVAAIQKQITVAYQYYQSDKLKNEYAGVYLPYALAKKYPAAPLDFAWHYLFPSHSLSKDPNDGCIRRHHLDPSGIQKALKAARIKTHIRKPITCHTLRHSFATHLLQRGTDIRTIQAQLGHSDIRTTQIYTHVLNMGADGVASPLDMV from the coding sequence ATGAGCTCACCTTATCTCAGTTATATAGAAGAAAAAATGCGAACCAAACGTTTTAGGGAGTCCACTATTCGCAGCTACCGACAGTGGATAAAACGCTTTATTTTATTTCATCAAAAAAAGCACCCTAGCGACTTACACAATCATGAAGTTGAGCAATTCCTCAGCCACTTAGCCAATCAACGAAACTTGGCTCCGCAAAGCCAAGCAGTGGCACTAAACGCTTTAGTTTTTCTTTATAAAGAGGTGGTTAATAAGCCTTTATCACTTCAATTAGACTTTCGCCATAGCAAACGCCAAGCCAAACTGCCTGTTGTGCTCACTCGCCACGAGGTTACCGCATTAATAGATGCGCTTTCCCCACCACACGTATTAATGGCTCAACTCATGTATGGTAGCGGCCTGCGAAAAACCGAAATGTTACGTTTACGGATTAAAGATATTGATTTTGACTATTTCGGTATTGAAGTATGGGACGCCAAAGGGGGTAAGCATAGGCGTGTGACACTGGCAAAGTCATTGGTTGCGGCAATACAAAAGCAAATTACTGTTGCCTATCAGTACTACCAAAGTGACAAGCTAAAAAACGAATATGCCGGCGTATATTTACCTTATGCTCTTGCTAAGAAGTACCCAGCTGCTCCACTCGACTTTGCTTGGCATTATTTGTTTCCTTCGCACTCTTTAAGTAAAGATCCCAACGATGGCTGCATTCGCCGCCATCATCTAGACCCAAGCGGTATTCAAAAAGCACTTAAGGCTGCCAGAATAAAAACTCACATTCGTAAACCCATCACTTGCCACACCTTGCGCCACTCTTTTGCTACGCATTTATTGCAGCGAGGTACAGATATTCGCACCATTCAAGCTCAGTTAGGTCACAGTGATATTAGAACCACTCAGATTTATACCCATGTACTTAATATGGGGGCCGATGGCGTGGCTAGCCCACTAGATATGGTTTAA
- a CDS encoding type II toxin-antitoxin system Phd/YefM family antitoxin: MTTRILADVAASITELKANPMKVATSAYGEPVAVLNRNEPAFYCVPAEAYEMMMDRLEDLELLAIAKERESEESISVNIDDL; this comes from the coding sequence ATGACCACTAGAATTTTAGCCGATGTTGCTGCAAGCATTACCGAGTTGAAAGCTAACCCTATGAAAGTTGCAACTAGTGCTTATGGCGAACCTGTTGCTGTATTAAACCGAAATGAGCCAGCATTTTATTGCGTACCTGCCGAAGCGTACGAAATGATGATGGACAGACTCGAAGATCTTGAACTACTAGCTATCGCTAAAGAGCGTGAATCTGAAGAGAGCATTTCGGTAAATATTGATGACCTATAA
- a CDS encoding type II toxin-antitoxin system RelE/ParE family toxin → MKSVFVESSIFEKYREGYLTDDEFRSFQAELMSNPKQGDVIQGTGGLRKVRVASKGKGKRGGSRVIYYFLDASKRFYLLTIYGKNEMADLTADQKRQLKAFMEAWRNEQS, encoded by the coding sequence ATGAAAAGTGTATTTGTAGAATCATCCATTTTTGAAAAATATCGTGAAGGTTACTTAACTGACGATGAGTTCAGATCTTTTCAAGCTGAGCTAATGTCAAACCCTAAACAGGGCGATGTAATTCAAGGTACAGGTGGTTTGCGAAAGGTTAGAGTAGCGAGTAAGGGTAAGGGCAAACGAGGTGGTTCTCGTGTTATCTATTACTTCCTTGACGCGAGCAAGCGATTTTACTTACTGACAATCTACGGGAAGAATGAAATGGCTGATTTAACCGCAGACCAAAAACGACAGTTAAAGGCTTTTATGGAGGCATGGCGTAATGAGCAATCGTGA
- a CDS encoding branched-chain amino acid aminotransferase — MAAFGTVFMPQMALAKYEDQQWGDSEIVSSDSISLHPGAHVLHYSSTCFEGLKAFRHEDGSVHIFRMDANIKRMAQSAELLSLPAFKPELLEQMVKDIVAKFADEVPAAPGSMYIRPTFIGTEPAIGKAAAPTSSALLYVLLSPVGDYFAVGAKPLRLLLEENGMRCAPHMGMVKSGGNYASALGPISQARSEVDADQVLFCPGGDVQETGAANFILIDGDELITKALDSSFLHGVTRNSILTLASDLGLKVSERELTVDELLERAAKPGCEAALSGTAAVLTPVGTLIHNGKEHTVGNGEAGETTLKLRQALNDIQWGKAQDQHNWLTSI, encoded by the coding sequence ATGGCAGCTTTTGGTACGGTTTTTATGCCACAAATGGCATTAGCAAAATACGAAGATCAGCAATGGGGTGATAGTGAAATTGTCTCGTCTGACAGTATTAGCTTGCACCCTGGCGCGCACGTACTTCATTACTCAAGCACTTGTTTTGAAGGGCTTAAAGCCTTTCGTCATGAAGATGGCAGCGTGCATATTTTTCGCATGGACGCCAATATTAAACGTATGGCGCAATCTGCTGAGTTATTAAGCCTACCTGCTTTTAAACCCGAATTATTAGAGCAAATGGTTAAAGACATTGTGGCAAAATTTGCCGATGAAGTGCCAGCTGCTCCGGGATCTATGTATATTCGCCCAACCTTTATTGGCACCGAGCCTGCCATTGGTAAAGCGGCCGCGCCAACTAGCTCGGCATTGCTTTACGTATTGCTATCGCCTGTGGGCGATTACTTTGCGGTGGGTGCTAAGCCATTACGTTTATTGCTAGAAGAAAACGGCATGCGCTGTGCGCCACACATGGGTATGGTTAAATCGGGCGGTAACTACGCCAGCGCTTTAGGGCCAATTAGCCAAGCGCGCAGCGAAGTGGATGCCGACCAAGTACTGTTTTGCCCAGGTGGCGATGTACAAGAAACTGGCGCTGCTAACTTTATTTTAATTGACGGCGACGAGCTAATTACTAAAGCGCTCGACAGCAGCTTTTTACATGGGGTTACTCGTAACTCTATTCTAACCTTGGCAAGTGACTTGGGCTTAAAAGTAAGTGAGCGTGAGCTTACCGTTGACGAGCTATTAGAGCGTGCGGCTAAGCCAGGTTGTGAAGCGGCCTTATCGGGTACTGCTGCGGTATTAACGCCAGTAGGTACGCTTATCCACAACGGCAAAGAACACACCGTTGGTAATGGCGAAGCCGGTGAAACTACGTTGAAGTTGCGCCAAGCGCTTAACGATATTCAATGGGGTAAAGCCCAAGACCAGCATAACTGGTTAACGAGCATTTAA
- a CDS encoding helix-turn-helix domain-containing protein, producing the protein MSNRDLFAELSSALVEAKQHSEGKLTLKTHEVNDISELNISPDEIVGIREKFNMSRGVFARLLHTSSRTLENWEQGRSAPNGQAVTLLKLVQRHPETLAHIAEL; encoded by the coding sequence ATGAGCAATCGTGATTTATTTGCAGAACTAAGTTCAGCCCTTGTCGAGGCAAAACAGCACTCTGAGGGTAAGTTGACCCTGAAAACTCATGAAGTTAATGATATTAGTGAGTTAAATATCTCGCCTGATGAGATTGTCGGAATTCGAGAAAAATTCAACATGTCTCGTGGGGTGTTTGCCCGTTTGCTTCATACATCATCACGCACTCTTGAAAACTGGGAGCAAGGCCGCAGTGCTCCAAATGGACAGGCTGTTACTTTGCTCAAGTTAGTGCAACGACACCCTGAAACACTGGCGCATATCGCAGAGCTATAA
- a CDS encoding IS110 family transposase has translation MNKHNILFIGLDTHKEFVEVAYIEDQRGAQAVHFGRISSAKTAIVKLAKQFQSKYPQATLHFVYEAGPCGYWIYRLLTSLGHCCYVVAPSLIPKKPGDKIKTDKRDALKLAKLLKTEDLTPIYVPEPEDEAVRDLSRARETAMKDLKDAKYQLKALLLRNNINYAGTANWSAKHLRWLTELVLPHPAQQIALQEYLHTINERIARLKRLDNELAHQVQAWRYYPVVKAVQAMRGVRLLVATGLIAELGDIRRFDHPRKLMAYVGLVPREHSTGDKRRIGAITKCGNGRARRLLIEGAHSYRYPANISTDLQLRQEGLPKTVVDKAWQAQLRLCRRYQRLMHKGKHYNVVVTAIAREMIAYIWAIAKQVVLIDVNPKHRLARVPA, from the coding sequence ATGAATAAACATAACATACTTTTTATCGGCCTAGATACTCACAAAGAATTTGTTGAAGTCGCCTATATTGAAGACCAACGGGGTGCGCAAGCGGTGCACTTTGGCAGAATATCTAGCGCTAAAACCGCCATTGTGAAACTGGCCAAACAGTTTCAATCTAAATACCCACAAGCCACCTTACATTTTGTCTATGAAGCAGGGCCTTGCGGTTACTGGATATACCGCCTGCTCACTAGCCTTGGCCATTGTTGCTATGTAGTCGCCCCATCACTTATCCCTAAAAAGCCAGGCGATAAGATAAAAACCGATAAGCGTGATGCACTCAAACTTGCCAAGCTGCTAAAAACCGAAGACCTAACACCTATTTACGTCCCAGAGCCAGAAGATGAAGCTGTGCGGGATTTATCGCGTGCGCGTGAGACCGCTATGAAAGACTTAAAAGATGCTAAGTATCAGTTAAAAGCCTTGCTACTACGTAATAACATTAACTATGCGGGCACTGCCAATTGGTCGGCTAAGCACCTACGCTGGCTCACCGAGTTGGTGCTCCCCCACCCAGCACAACAAATTGCGCTACAAGAATACTTACACACCATTAATGAACGTATTGCTCGCCTAAAGCGTCTTGATAATGAATTAGCGCATCAGGTACAAGCATGGCGTTATTACCCAGTAGTGAAAGCCGTACAAGCCATGCGTGGTGTTCGATTATTAGTGGCTACAGGCTTGATTGCAGAACTGGGGGATATACGTCGGTTTGACCATCCACGTAAGCTCATGGCTTATGTGGGTTTAGTGCCTAGGGAACACTCAACTGGTGATAAGCGGCGCATAGGTGCCATCACTAAGTGTGGTAATGGCAGAGCAAGGCGTTTACTGATTGAAGGGGCACATAGCTACCGTTATCCGGCAAACATCTCTACCGATTTACAGCTAAGGCAGGAGGGCTTACCCAAAACAGTTGTTGATAAGGCGTGGCAAGCACAACTACGTTTATGCCGCCGTTACCAGCGTTTAATGCACAAAGGTAAACATTACAATGTGGTAGTCACCGCCATTGCACGTGAAATGATTGCCTATATCTGGGCAATAGCAAAGCAAGTGGTGTTAATAGACGTTAACCCCAAACATCGTTTAGCTAGGGTCCCCGCATAA
- a CDS encoding pyridoxamine 5'-phosphate oxidase family protein encodes MAVFHQGELSVQQRVGVADIAKAIGDKAIRNYMPEQHREFFSQQVLLYAGVLDNQGHPWASPILGEQGFVSSPNATTLSIEARALIEYAQVAQLSVGDSIGLLGLELTTRRRNRVNGLVTYSSEQALRFEVQQSFGNCPKYIQKRELKPSVFNHAFVPKAADFRELAVSDVVLEQVLRHCDTFFIASRAAALNSEDSDGVDISHRGGKPGFVHVLKGKSDKMPSLVFPDFSGNNLFNTLGNIVADSRVGLYIPDFETGCSFWIKGKASIIWDVSQLKPYPGAQRFVQVSIEQCLSLTTPTLVQHSDVEFSPALHNLP; translated from the coding sequence ATGGCTGTTTTTCATCAAGGTGAACTAAGCGTGCAGCAACGGGTAGGAGTAGCGGATATTGCCAAAGCCATTGGTGATAAAGCCATTCGCAACTATATGCCCGAGCAGCATCGTGAGTTTTTTAGCCAACAAGTTCTGTTGTATGCCGGCGTGCTAGACAATCAAGGGCATCCTTGGGCTTCGCCTATTTTGGGTGAGCAGGGTTTTGTTAGCTCGCCCAATGCTACCACCTTGTCTATCGAGGCCAGAGCGCTAATCGAATACGCGCAAGTTGCTCAATTGTCGGTGGGTGACAGCATAGGCTTGTTGGGTTTAGAATTAACGACTCGTCGGCGTAATCGCGTAAACGGTTTGGTTACATACTCAAGTGAGCAAGCGCTGCGTTTTGAGGTACAACAAAGCTTTGGCAATTGCCCTAAGTACATTCAAAAGCGCGAGTTAAAGCCAAGTGTGTTTAACCATGCTTTTGTGCCCAAGGCAGCAGACTTTCGCGAGCTGGCAGTAAGTGATGTAGTGCTTGAGCAGGTACTAAGGCATTGCGACACCTTTTTTATTGCCTCTAGAGCTGCCGCCTTAAATAGCGAAGACAGCGATGGAGTTGATATCTCTCACCGCGGCGGTAAGCCGGGCTTTGTCCATGTGCTTAAGGGTAAAAGCGATAAAATGCCAAGCCTAGTGTTCCCTGATTTCTCGGGTAATAATTTATTCAACACCCTTGGCAATATAGTGGCCGACTCAAGAGTAGGTTTATACATACCAGACTTTGAAACCGGCTGTAGTTTTTGGATTAAAGGTAAGGCATCAATCATTTGGGATGTGTCGCAGCTAAAACCTTATCCGGGCGCACAACGTTTTGTGCAAGTCAGCATTGAGCAATGCTTAAGTTTAACTACGCCTACCTTAGTACAACATTCAGATGTAGAGTTTTCACCGGCTTTGCATAATTTGCCTTAA
- a CDS encoding sigma-70 family RNA polymerase sigma factor, giving the protein MKSLVSDEQLMLDYGQRGDVAAFDQLYQRYRKPLFGFIRQKMAEAACNEVFQEVWESIISQASQYKVPNDDEQNIAHFRGYLYTITRRRIADYWRSQGKQSHNDEQEVDELESLSNPEKEHQQGLDKQVILRCVELLPSKQQDVFMLKQSGLAVAEMSQVLDASFDAIKSRIRVAYQQLRECWEKHHG; this is encoded by the coding sequence ATGAAGAGCTTAGTCAGTGATGAACAACTGATGCTTGATTATGGTCAGCGTGGTGACGTAGCCGCGTTTGACCAGCTTTATCAACGCTATCGCAAACCCTTGTTTGGTTTTATTCGGCAAAAAATGGCAGAGGCTGCCTGTAACGAAGTATTTCAAGAAGTTTGGGAATCGATAATTAGTCAAGCTAGCCAATACAAGGTACCTAATGATGACGAGCAAAATATCGCGCACTTTCGAGGCTATCTTTATACCATTACACGCCGCCGAATTGCCGATTACTGGCGCTCGCAAGGCAAGCAAAGCCATAACGACGAACAAGAAGTAGATGAGTTGGAGTCTCTTTCAAACCCTGAGAAAGAGCATCAGCAAGGCCTTGATAAGCAAGTGATATTACGCTGTGTGGAGCTACTGCCTAGTAAGCAACAAGATGTATTTATGCTAAAGCAATCGGGCCTTGCTGTGGCCGAAATGAGCCAAGTACTTGATGCATCTTTTGATGCCATAAAAAGTCGTATACGGGTTGCTTATCAACAATTGCGAGAGTGCTGGGAGAAACATCATGGTTGA
- a CDS encoding ISL3 family transposase, whose product MQDTTLYQSILGLTHPWTVSSVELNESTQTITVRVDYDRASLTACPSCDKAVRRHDTRRRVWRHLDTCQFETRIEAEVPRADCPEHGVQTLQVPWATSNSRYTELFETHVIDMLKVSSLYAVSKTYRLSWGAIDRIMARAVQRGLTARTTINHQDLLVDETAFKKGHDYVTVLSNRDGQVISVEDGRAGLSLSACFKALPLESKGATRSISMDMSRAYISATYDYFGERAKQMIAIDHFHIAKVLTKAVNEVRKSELMDLPHQLKRECHQTRYGWLKRNSYLQGTLRERVNALAKVMLKTGLSWIFKEQARAIWYGNAGQAKAAWNDWLALVEVSQIRPMMIAAETVKTHLNGIINAMRYRVSNGLAEAINGNIQRLKIRAMGFRNKERFKRAILFHFGGLDMTFHQER is encoded by the coding sequence ATGCAAGACACCACGCTTTATCAATCTATTCTTGGATTAACTCACCCTTGGACTGTTTCATCAGTTGAACTCAATGAGTCTACCCAAACTATCACCGTACGCGTTGACTATGACCGAGCGTCATTAACGGCTTGCCCCTCTTGCGATAAGGCTGTACGTCGCCACGATACTCGGCGGCGGGTTTGGCGACATTTAGATACCTGTCAGTTTGAAACACGCATTGAAGCTGAAGTACCTAGGGCTGATTGCCCAGAGCATGGAGTACAAACACTTCAAGTGCCTTGGGCAACGAGTAACAGTCGCTACACAGAGTTGTTTGAGACTCACGTTATAGACATGCTTAAAGTCAGTTCCTTATACGCGGTGAGTAAAACCTATCGGCTTAGTTGGGGAGCTATTGACCGCATTATGGCGCGAGCCGTTCAACGCGGCCTGACAGCCAGAACCACCATTAACCACCAAGACTTGTTGGTCGATGAAACGGCATTTAAGAAAGGCCATGACTATGTCACGGTATTATCCAATCGTGATGGCCAAGTGATATCGGTTGAAGACGGGAGAGCAGGCCTAAGCCTATCTGCTTGCTTTAAGGCATTGCCCCTTGAATCAAAAGGGGCTACGCGCTCTATATCAATGGACATGAGCAGAGCGTATATAAGCGCAACCTATGACTATTTTGGTGAGCGGGCTAAGCAGATGATAGCTATAGACCATTTTCATATCGCCAAGGTCCTCACTAAAGCAGTAAATGAAGTGAGAAAAAGCGAACTCATGGATTTACCCCACCAATTGAAAAGAGAGTGCCACCAAACACGGTATGGCTGGTTAAAAAGAAACAGTTATCTACAAGGGACATTGAGAGAAAGAGTGAATGCATTGGCTAAAGTGATGCTAAAGACAGGGCTAAGCTGGATATTTAAAGAACAAGCCAGAGCCATTTGGTATGGCAATGCAGGACAGGCCAAAGCAGCTTGGAATGATTGGTTAGCACTGGTAGAGGTCAGTCAAATCAGGCCGATGATGATAGCAGCAGAAACCGTGAAAACGCACTTAAACGGCATCATCAATGCGATGCGTTATAGGGTATCAAATGGCTTGGCGGAAGCGATAAACGGAAACATCCAGCGCCTAAAAATACGTGCAATGGGCTTTAGAAATAAAGAGCGCTTTAAGCGAGCCATTCTATTTCACTTTGGAGGGCTTGATATGACTTTCCACCAAGAACGGTGA
- a CDS encoding type II toxin-antitoxin system RelE family toxin, whose amino-acid sequence MTYKLDFKKSALKEWKKLGSILQQQFKKKLIERIDNPHVPASKLSGADNMYKIKLRQSGYRLVYKVEDDVIIVTVLAVGKRERSDVYRNAMKRLDD is encoded by the coding sequence ATGACCTATAAACTCGACTTTAAAAAGAGCGCACTCAAAGAGTGGAAAAAGCTTGGCTCTATTCTGCAACAACAATTTAAGAAAAAGCTAATCGAGCGCATAGATAACCCACATGTTCCAGCTTCAAAACTTTCTGGAGCTGACAACATGTATAAAATTAAGTTGCGTCAATCGGGCTACCGTCTCGTCTACAAAGTTGAAGACGATGTCATCATCGTAACCGTCTTAGCAGTCGGAAAACGAGAACGTAGCGATGTTTACCGTAACGCCATGAAAAGGTTAGATGATTAA
- a CDS encoding nuclear transport factor 2 family protein, whose translation MTIEQRLPLPPFNADTAALKVRMAEDGWNSRNPEKVALAYTKDSHWRNRDSFIKGRAQIQQFLSEKWEKEQAYRLIKELWAYSGNRIAVRFAYEWQDKAGQWYRAYGNENWEFDENGLMQSRHASINDLAISEEERLFHWPQGRRPDDHPSLSDLGL comes from the coding sequence ATGACCATAGAGCAGCGCCTTCCGTTACCGCCTTTTAATGCCGACACAGCTGCACTAAAAGTGCGCATGGCTGAAGATGGTTGGAACTCACGCAACCCAGAAAAAGTGGCTTTAGCCTATACCAAAGATAGCCATTGGCGAAACCGCGATAGCTTTATTAAGGGCCGCGCGCAAATTCAACAGTTTTTGAGTGAAAAGTGGGAAAAAGAGCAAGCTTACCGTTTGATTAAAGAGTTATGGGCCTATAGCGGTAATCGTATTGCGGTGCGATTTGCCTACGAGTGGCAGGACAAAGCTGGCCAATGGTATCGCGCTTATGGCAACGAAAACTGGGAGTTTGATGAAAATGGCTTAATGCAAAGCCGTCATGCCAGCATTAATGATCTAGCAATAAGTGAAGAAGAACGGCTGTTTCATTGGCCGCAAGGGCGCAGGCCAGACGATCACCCAAGCTTGAGTGACTTGGGTTTATAG
- a CDS encoding vWA domain-containing protein, translating into MQKLHVSYSPIARAVLVGLTLSSLVACGQYSADEQANVERVEPQQQNESVKQTKPAQRPQQDQSIKAVHPIAKHQREKRAVSQMQMARTSNFAAAQGLADSSYYYEQGNTENYQKFSDLSVVAVAEQPVSTFSADVDSASYANMRRFINNGQLPPKDAVRVEELINYFSYDYATGNDAALSIEQPIAINTLLTASPWNSNNQLIRIGVSAYKADTSIRPAANVVFLVDVSGSMQSQEKLPLLKQSMLLMLNNLKASDNVAIVTYASGTGVALPATSVKDKHKIVAAINGLQAGGSTNGSAGIELAYNQAQQGFIEGGINHVYLMSDGDLNVGITDIDELKHRITQKRKAGVQFSTIGFGTGNYNDHLMEQLADNGNGVAGYIDTLHEAQKLLVDQLGSSLHTVAHDVKFQVEFNPRMVSEYRLLGYENRQLERADFNNDKKDAGDMGAGHSVTAIYEITPVGKPGLIDPLVFQQQKQNKMAKPQVNEALAEVRVRYKKAQSQASEKYAQRVFSQDFVDFEQAHNDDRFAIAVAAFGQKLRANDQLDELAYQQIIDWANAAKGQDKFGYRAEFVKLARLTNTLALQSPVTPQPQQLPELEYAVQPLPVTLPARIDANNEELSQ; encoded by the coding sequence ATGCAAAAGTTACATGTTTCATATTCACCTATTGCTCGTGCAGTGCTTGTGGGCTTAACCCTTTCTTCATTAGTTGCCTGTGGCCAATATAGTGCTGATGAGCAGGCAAATGTTGAACGAGTAGAACCACAACAGCAGAATGAGTCTGTTAAGCAAACCAAGCCAGCCCAGCGGCCGCAGCAAGACCAGTCTATTAAGGCGGTGCACCCCATCGCCAAGCATCAGCGAGAAAAGCGCGCAGTTAGCCAAATGCAAATGGCAAGAACATCTAACTTTGCGGCGGCGCAGGGGCTTGCCGACTCTTCGTATTACTACGAGCAGGGCAACACTGAAAACTACCAAAAGTTTTCCGATTTATCGGTAGTGGCTGTGGCAGAACAACCGGTTTCTACTTTTAGTGCCGATGTCGACAGCGCCAGCTACGCCAACATGCGCCGTTTTATCAACAATGGCCAACTTCCACCAAAAGATGCGGTGCGTGTGGAGGAGCTTATTAACTACTTTTCTTACGATTACGCGACTGGCAACGATGCAGCTTTGAGCATTGAGCAGCCGATTGCGATTAATACCTTACTTACCGCTTCTCCTTGGAACAGCAACAATCAACTAATTCGCATTGGAGTGAGCGCATACAAAGCCGATACCAGCATTCGCCCAGCTGCTAATGTAGTGTTTTTGGTGGATGTATCTGGCTCGATGCAATCGCAAGAAAAGCTGCCTCTGTTAAAGCAATCAATGTTATTGATGCTTAATAACCTAAAAGCCAGCGATAATGTGGCGATTGTGACTTATGCCAGTGGCACTGGTGTGGCTTTACCTGCCACTAGCGTAAAAGATAAACACAAAATTGTAGCGGCCATTAACGGCTTGCAAGCGGGTGGTTCAACTAATGGTTCTGCTGGCATAGAGTTGGCCTACAATCAAGCGCAGCAAGGCTTTATTGAAGGCGGCATTAACCATGTGTACTTAATGTCAGACGGTGATCTTAATGTAGGCATCACCGACATTGATGAGCTTAAACATCGCATTACTCAAAAGCGCAAAGCAGGTGTGCAGTTCTCTACCATTGGCTTTGGAACAGGCAATTATAATGACCATTTAATGGAGCAATTGGCTGATAATGGCAATGGTGTAGCCGGTTATATTGATACCTTGCACGAAGCGCAAAAACTGCTGGTGGATCAATTAGGTAGCAGCTTGCATACGGTGGCGCATGATGTGAAGTTTCAAGTTGAGTTTAATCCTCGTATGGTCTCGGAATACCGTTTACTGGGTTACGAGAACCGCCAACTTGAGCGCGCCGATTTTAACAATGACAAAAAAGATGCTGGCGACATGGGCGCGGGGCACAGTGTAACGGCTATTTACGAGATAACCCCAGTGGGTAAACCGGGTTTAATTGACCCTTTGGTATTTCAGCAGCAGAAGCAAAACAAAATGGCTAAGCCACAGGTGAATGAAGCGCTGGCCGAAGTGCGAGTACGTTACAAAAAAGCGCAATCGCAAGCTTCCGAAAAGTATGCGCAGCGGGTGTTTAGCCAAGATTTTGTTGATTTTGAGCAAGCTCATAATGACGACCGCTTTGCGATTGCTGTAGCAGCTTTTGGCCAAAAACTACGTGCCAATGATCAGTTGGATGAGCTTGCTTATCAGCAAATTATTGATTGGGCTAATGCTGCAAAAGGACAAGATAAGTTTGGTTATCGCGCAGAGTTTGTTAAATTAGCGCGATTAACCAATACCTTAGCCTTGCAATCGCCGGTTACGCCACAACCGCAGCAATTGCCAGAGTTAGAGTATGCAGTGCAACCATTACCGGTAACCCTACCCGCAAGGATTGATGCGAACAATGAAGAGCTTAGTCAGTGA
- a CDS encoding glutathione S-transferase family protein — translation MLKLYDFELSGHAHRVRLMLALLKLQYQKTPVNLAQGEHKQDAFRSINPFTQVPVLDDDGLVIRDSIAIIIHLANTYAPSWNPKNSEQQAQIQQWLALAARNLAEGPARARLITVFGAKFDQEAVIEASHQMLSIIDGLLEGKAWMVGERASIADVACYSYIAHAPEGKVELDAYPNILRWLANVEALDGFVAMQKTPLKEAV, via the coding sequence ATGTTAAAGCTTTACGATTTCGAGTTGTCTGGTCACGCCCATCGAGTGAGATTAATGCTGGCATTGCTAAAACTGCAGTATCAAAAAACTCCAGTTAACTTAGCGCAAGGAGAGCACAAACAAGACGCTTTTCGCTCGATTAACCCTTTTACTCAAGTACCGGTACTTGACGACGATGGCCTGGTGATTCGAGATTCCATCGCCATTATCATTCACCTTGCCAATACCTATGCGCCGAGCTGGAACCCGAAAAACAGCGAACAACAAGCGCAGATTCAACAATGGTTGGCGCTAGCTGCACGCAACCTCGCCGAAGGACCAGCTCGCGCTCGTTTAATTACGGTATTTGGCGCCAAGTTTGATCAAGAGGCAGTAATTGAAGCCAGCCATCAAATGCTGTCGATTATTGATGGTTTGCTTGAAGGTAAAGCGTGGATGGTAGGTGAGCGAGCGAGCATTGCCGACGTAGCCTGTTACTCCTACATCGCTCATGCACCAGAAGGCAAGGTTGAGCTAGACGCTTACCCAAATATTCTGCGCTGGTTAGCGAATGTAGAAGCGCTTGATGGATTTGTTGCAATGCAAAAAACTCCCTTAAAAGAAGCCGTTTAA